CAGCACCAGCCGCGCGGCGTAATGTTCCGCTTGCGCGGCTTTGCTTTGCGAGATGGCGGAGCGCAGCTGCTCGCTGTGCTTGCCCCAGAAATCCAGGTCGTAGCTAAAGTTCAGCGCTGTTTCATAATCGGTCACGTACATGCCGCCGAATGGCGGTGGGTAAATACTGTTCTCGGAAAAGCGTTCCCGCGTAGCCGACAAGCTGGCGCCGACTTGCGGCTTGCTGGTGGCGCCGGCCGCTTCCACCATCGCGCGCGAGGCGGCGATGCGTGCGGATGCCGCCTGCAGGTTCGGATTGGTGGCCAGCGCTTCATCGACCAGTTGCTGCAGCTGGCTGCCGCCGATCGCGCTTACCCAGGAGCTGCTCGGCCACACACCGCCCTGGCCCGGCAGGGAGGAAGCGGATGCGTAGTCATCGGCGCTGTTCGAATGGGCGCTGCTGTGAATGCCGCTGAAGTTGGCGCAAGCCGCCAGCAGCAACACGGCCGCGCTGATGGCAAGGCGTTGCGTTGCGAGTTTCGGCAGGCTGCATCTGGATGAAGATGAAAGAGAGTTCATGTCGGTGTTGATTTGACGAGTTGATTTAGCGGCCACGGATAAATGACTATAAGGAATAACAACAGGGAATGACACAGGCGCTTGCTGCTTGCTTAAAAATAATACTGTATGGATAGTTCTTGCATAGTCAATGTGTTTTCTCCGCCGGCGCGTTACTTGCCAGCAGACGTCGCAGCATTGATTTCAAAAAGCCGATTTCTTCCGGGCTGAAATCCGAAAAGTGCTTGTTCAGTACGCCGCAAAATGCTTTTGGCATTTTTTTCGACAGCTCCAGGCCGTCAGCGGTCAGGTGCAGTTTCATCAGGCGCCTGTCGTGCGCGCACGGTTCGCGCGTGATCAAATCGCGCGCCGCCAGACGATCGATCATACGCTTGGTCGATGCCGCATCGGTATACGTCTCACGCGCCAGGTCGGCGGCAGTGGAGTATTTGCCGGTTGACAGCATCAGCAGAATTGCGCCCTGGGCATGGGTAATGCCATATTCCGCCAGCGATTCATCCGAACTCTTGACCAGCATGGCGCGCGAGCGCGCCAGCAGATAGCCGATGCTTTCTTCTATCTGGTAGTTTTCCACAGTGAATACGGCTGCTCGCTTGCTCACGGATTGTTTGCTTTTCTTTGCTGACACATTGACTATTTATTATTTATTCACCGCTTGTTCGGGTAAATACTTGCATGAATATTCGTTGCCTAGGCAATAATGTACTGCAAAACAAACTTCTCTGCTGGCGATGTCCTAGAACTGTTGCTCAAGTTTTGTTTGGATTGCCGGACTCTGCGCAAGCTGGCAGATGTACCAGCACGGTCAGGCCGCCTTGCTGGCCGGAGGCCGCCAGCGTCACCGAGCCTTGCGCGGCGATCACGATTTCCTTGACGATGGCAAGGCCCAAGCCGGTGCCTTCCTGGCCTGGCGCAGCGTTGCGGAAGAAGCGTTCGAACACGCGGTCGCGCACTTCGGCCGGAATGCCGGGGCCGTTGTCGTTGACGCGGATGGCGACCTGCTCGGGGCTGGCGGCAATGCTCACGGTGACCTTGCCATGCGCCGGGGTGTAGCGGATGGCGTTGTCGACCAGGTTCATCATCATGGCGTTGAACAAGGCCTCGTTACCCATGACCCAGGCGTGCTCGAGCGCGGTGTCGAGGCCGAGGTCGATATTCTTGCGTTGCGCCAGGTCGACAATCTCTTCCAATACCGTGGCGGCCACCGCAATCAGGTTTACCGGATGGCGCAGGAAAGCGGTGGTGTTGGATGCTTCCGCCTGCGACAGCAGCAGCAGCTTGTTGGTCAGCTCGGTCATGTTGTGGCTGCTTTCCTGCAGCGCCTGCAGTACTTCGCCGCGCCGCTGCTCGTCGGTCAGGCGGCGGGCAAACTGGATTTGCGAATCGATCAAGGTCAACGGCGTACGCAGCTGATGGGCGGCGTCGGCGATAAAGCGCTTTTGCGCGGCTACCTGGGTATTGAGGCGCTGGATGGTCTGGTTGATGGCTTCGACGATAGGCCGCAGCTCCAGCTGCAGCTGGCCGGCTTTGATCGGCGACAGCGAGGTGGCGTCGCGCAAGGCCAGCTGGTCCTTCAGATGCATCAGCGGCCGCAGCTCCATGCTCAGGCCGATCACCACCAGGGCGATGGCCAGCAACAGCATGGCGATCTGACCATGCAGGGCAGGGCGCCACAGATCGGCCAGCATCTGGTCGTGGGCGCGCGTGGTCTGTCCTACCAGCACGGCGATCTTGCGCAGCTGGCCGGCGTTGTACAGGGTCCGCACCTGGCTCACCACGCGCAGCGCCTGGCCGTGATAATCGATGCTGTTGAATGCCGGCGCCGTTACCGGAAAGCGCAAGGCCGGCGGGAAATCGGGGCGTCCGGCCAGCAGGCTGTCGTGATCGGTGACGACCTGGTAAAACACCTGGTCCTGTTCGGGCGAGACCAGCAGCTCCAGTGCCGCCGGCGGCACGCTGGCGTGCGGCACGCCGTCCAGCCACTGGATCTCACCGGCGATCACCTGGGCCGCGGCCAGCAAGGCGCGGTCCTGGATCAGGTCCGCGGTCTGGCGCGCGCTGCGATACGACAGCGTGGCGCTGATGGCGACGAATAATGTCAGCGGAATCAGCAACCACAACAGTAAGCGCAGGCGCAGGCTGATGATCAAGTGAGGTCTTTCTGTTTGAGCAGGTAGCCGAGCCCGCGCAAGGTCATGATGGCGGCCTGGCAGTGTTCCATTTTCTTGCGCAAGCGATGGATATAGATCTCGATGGCGTCCGCGCTGGGTTCGTCGTCCAGCCCGAACACGCCATCCATCAGAGCCGTCTTCGATACGGTCTTGCCTTGCTTCAGCATCAGGATTTCCAGCACGTCGTGCTCGCGGGAGGGCAGCGCCAGCAGCTGGCCAGCGATCGAGAATTGCCGGGTATTGCTGTCGTAGTGCAGGTCGGCGCAATGCATTTCCGCCGTCTTGTCGGACGTCTGGCGGCGGATCAGGGCCTTGATCCTGGCTACCAGTTCGCGTACTTCAAACGGCTTGACCAGGTAATCGTCGGCGCCGGCGCCCAGGCAATCGACCTTCTCGTCGATCGAACCGCTGGCGGTCAGGATCATCACCGGCACGTTGTTGTGGCGCTGGCGCAGCCGCCGCAAGACGCTTTTGCCGTTCATTTTCGGCAGTTGCAGGTCAAGCAGGACGACATCGTAGCTTTCGCTTTGCAGCAGGCTGTCGGCCATTTCGCCATCGGTGGCGAGGTCGATGGTGAATTTGTCCTCCTTGAGTATCTTGCTGAGCCATAGTGCAAGCGGCGGATTGTCTTCGATCAGGAGTAATTTCATGGATGCTGGCTAGGTTATGTTGCACTGCAATCTAAATTGTACCGATTTGGAAAGCTGGATGAAAGTTATCGCATCCTAGAATACGCTCAAGATTGGAACAATGGCAGCCTGTCATATGTATCCAGCGATTATCCCAAAAAACAAATGGAGACAACGCAATGCACACCCTCATCCGCGGTTCATTGATTTCTGCTGTGCTGCTGTCCGGCGCGGTGCTTGGCGCCAGCCAGGCCGTCGCGGCAGATTCAGGAAAAATCACCATCATGGTCGGCGGCATCACCAAGATGATCTATCTGCCGGCCAAGCTGACTGAACAGCTCGGCTATTTCAAGGAAGAAGGACTGGACGTCGAGCTGCAATCGCAACCGGCCGGCGTCGATGCGGAAAACGAATTGCTGGCCGGCGCGGTACAAGCGGTGGTCGGCTTCTACGATCACTCCATCGATCTGCAAAGCAAGGGTAAGGAAGTCACCGCGATCACGATCTTCGGCCAGGTTCCCGGCGAAGTCGAAATGGTCTCGACCAAGGCTGCCGCCACCATCAAGAGCATGGCCGACGTCAAGGGCAAGACCCTGGGCGTGACCGGGCTCGGTTCTTCCACCAACTTCCTGACCCAGTACCTGGCGGCCAAGCACGGCATCACCTCCAACCAGTATTCGGTGCTGCCGGTCGGCGCCGACAATACCTTCATCGTGGCGATCAAGCAGGGCCGCATCGATGCCGGCATGACCACCGAACCGACTGTCTCGCAGCTGTTGAAAACCGGCGAAGCTTCGGTGCTGGTCGACATGCGCACCGTCGAAGGTACGGTCAAAGCGCTGGGCGGCCTGTATCCGGCCTCCAGCCTGTATGTGCAGCGGCCATGGCTGAACACGCACAAGGTGGAAGCGGCCAAGCTGGCGCGCGCCTTTGTCAAGACACTGAAATTCATCAACACCCACACCGCTGCCGAGATCGCCGACAAGATGCCGAAGGACTACTACGGCAATAACAAGCCGATGTACGTGCAGGCGCTGCAAAATTCCCTGCCGATGTTTTCCGCCGACGGAACAATGCCGCCAGGCGGTCCGGAAACCGTATTGCAGGTTCTGTCCGGATTTAATCCGAACGTCAAGGGCAAGCACATCGACCTGGCTAAAACCTATACCAACGAGTTCGTCAGCCCAGCCAAATAAACGCGACGCTGAGTGTGAAGGCCGGCATCTCCTGCGCTTAGGCGCAGGGCGGCCGGCAAACGGATGGCCCTGGCCGGCGCGATGTTCGCGTGCGGCGGGAGTCCTGCCGTCCAGAATTAACAAGGAAACTGAAATGACCCAAACAGCATACGCCTCGGCTGCGCCAGCCTCGCCCGCCAAGCTGGTGACGCCGGAACCGTCGCGTGATACGCCAGCCATCGAACTGCGCAATGTCTCGTGCCGCTTCATCTCGCCGGATGGCAAGGCCACCGTGGCTTTGCGCGACTTCACCATGAGCGTGGCGCGCGGTGAATTCGTGGCGGTGGTCGGTCCCACCGGCTGCGGCAAATCGACCACCCTGAGCATGATCACCGGTCTGCTCAAACCAACGGTAGGCGAGGTGCGCATCATGGGCGAGCCGGTCAACGGCATCGATCCGCGCATCGGCTTTGTATTCCAGAACGACGCGGTATTCCCGTGGCGCAGCGTGCTGCATAACGTTGCGGCGGGGCCGCTGTTCCGCGGCAAGCCGAAGGATGCTGCGTATGCCTTGGCGGAAGAATGGATACGCCGCGTCGGCCTCGACAAGTTCAGCAATCATTACCCACACCAGCTATCGGGCGGCATGCGCAAGCGCGTGGCGCTGGCCCAGACTTTCATCAACAGCCCTGAAATCCTGCTGATGGACGAGCCGTTCAGCGCGCTCGACATGCAGACCCGCACCCTGATGCAGGATGAGCTGCTGCAGCTGTGGTCGTCGCAAGCCGGCTCGGTGGTGTTCGTCACCCACGATCTGGAAGAAGCGATTGCGCTGGCCGACAAGGTCTATGTGCTGACCGCGCGTCCGGCCACCTTGAAGAGCGTGTATGAAATCGATCTGCCGCGGCCGCGCGTGATGTCCGAGGTGCGCTATGAACAGCGCTTCATCGATATCTCGCGCAAGATCTGGGCCGATCTGCGCGAAGAAGTGCACATCAGCTGAATCGTTTTATCCCATTTTACAGTGTCGCCTGCCGCTCTGGATTCCAGGGCAGGCGGCAGCAAAGAGGCAAACCATGAATCAAGCACAAACCGTCGACAAGCTCAGCGCCGCCAGCCTGGCTACCGTCGAACAAGAAGCACAACGAAAAATCAAGCAGCGCTACTGGCTGGTGATATCTTTGCGCGTCGCCATCCTGATCCTGACCCTGGGCGGCTGGGAGCTGGCGGCAAGGCTGCAATGGATAGACCCATTTTTCTTTTCGCAACCTTCGCTGATCGTGATCCAGATCTACGACTGGATCAAGGACGGTACGTCGCAAGGGCCGCTCTGGACCCAGGTGCTGGTGACGCTGGAAGAAACCGTGCTGGGCTTCCTGATCGGCTCGGTGGCCGGCGTGGTGTGCGGTATCCTGCTGGGCCGCAACAAGCTGCTGTCGGATGTCTTCAGCATCTATATCCAGGTCGCCAATTCGATTCCACGGGTAGTGCTGGGTTCGATTTTCGTGATCGCTCTGGGCCTGGGCATGGCTTCCAAAGTGGCGCTGGCGGTGGTGATGGTGTTCTTCGTGGTGTTCGGCAATGCCTTCCAGGGCGTGCGTGAAGCCGACCGTTACATGATTGCAAATGCACAAATCCTTGGCGCATCGCCGCGCCAGGTCACCATGTCGGTCGTGATTCCGTCGGCGCTGAGCTGGATCCTGGCGAGCCTGCATGTCAGCTTCGGTTTTGCGCTGGTTGGCGCCGTGGTGGGCGAATTCCTTGGCTCCAAGCAGGGCATCGGCTTGCTGATTTCGACCGCGCAGGGCGCTTTCAACGCCAGCGGCGTGTTCGCCGCCATGATCGTGCTGGCTGTGGTGGCCCTGGCGGCAGATTATTTGCTGACTACGCTAGAAAAACGTTTGCTGAAATGGCGTCCTGTGGCATTCTAGTTTCCAAGTGCAATTTAGTGGCTTAAGGTTGCGGCGCATCGTAAGATGCGCCGTTTTTTTTTGTAGCTATGGCTTGCCGCCGCTGCGGTCGTCATGCGAGTCAATCCCATTCGCCTTTTCGTTCTTGGGATGCACGGCGGCCTTATGGCTTTGCTGGTTCCGCTTGATTGTTTCCCGCGACGGCGGATAGTCCGCGTTCCTGGCAGGAATTTCCCCGTCGTGCTGCGCCCGCGCCAGCTCTTGCTTGACCTCTTGCCGCGTCTTGCCCTTGGCGTTCGATGTACTTTCCGCGGCAACCGCGCCCAATGAAAAAGACGCCGCGGTCAGCCCCAGCATCAGTTGATTGAATTTCATTGCAGACTCCTTTGTATTGAGAGATTGGACTACGCAAACGACACCGTTTTTTCCGGCATGCTTTCCTGTTCTGAAAGCTGCTGGCGGGAGCCGTTTCAATAAAGTCAACGGCGGCGTCAGCCGCTGTGACTTTGATGCCAAGTATGAAAAGGATGTGGCTGCGGGAAGGTGACCGCGGGATTACATTTTCGCAATCTGCGGTTTTGTCCTGGAAGGCAGGTAACAATTAATCGCGAGGGCGTCAGCCGGCTGGAGACAAGCGAAATCCAGCTGCGCAGCGCCAGCGCCCCTGAATGGCCTGGCAGCTCAGGACGCGGCTCTTCCCGTCAGCAGCCAGCGGGCCCAGTCGTCCCGGCCGTTCCTTGCGGCCTCGGCTGCGGCTTTGTGATGGTCGTAGCCGACACAATGGTGGCCGACGCGCCAGCCATGCATGTCTTTTTCGCAAATCGCATAACGCGCATGCGGGCTGCCGTTTTCGACGACATGAAACCAAGGCTGGTCGTCGTCATAAGCTTGCAGGCCTACGCTGCCTGGATTCACCACCAGCCGTCCGCCGGAAACGGCACAGCTGCGCGGCTTGTGGCTATGGCCGCAGATAATCAGCTGCTGGCTGACGCCGGCGGCGTACGCTTCAATCTGCGCCGCCGGGGCCATGTGGCAGCCATGCGGGTCGACTTCTTCCAGGAAATAAATCAGATCGCTGGCCGGCGTGCCGTGACACATGTAGACGTCGTCGGCGACAGCCAGCGTGCCAGGCAATCCCTTGATCCAGTCGCGCTGCGCCTGGGTCGTGTTTTCAAAGGCGAACTGGTCGGTCGGATGTCCGGCTTTGGTCGCGCAGGACAGCAGCTGGCGCTCGTGGTTGCCAGCGATGGTGGGCAAACCCAGCGACATCAGCAGATCGGCCGTGGCGGCCGGCGCTAGAGGGCCGGAGAGGATGTCGCCGGCGTTGACGACGAGGTCCGCGCCTTGCAACCTGATATCTGCCAGGACGGCCTCCAGCGCCCAGATATTGGCGTGGATGTCGGAAAGGATGGCGATTCTCATTGGCGTACTCCTTGGCTGATGAAGCGAGTATCACATCATCAAATAAAAACGGGTGTAATTCAATCAGAGCGCTCATCGCGCACCTCGAATTACACCCGTTTGGCTATCCTGGCAACGCATTGCTGCGCTGCTTTCAAGCGTGATTACAGCACGTCGCTGGCGTGGTCGGCCAGGCGTGAACGCTCGCCGCGCGCCAAGGTGACATGGCCGCTATGCGACCAACCCTTGAAGCGATCGACCACATAAGTCAGGCCGCTGGAGCCTTCGGTCAGGTACGGTGTATCGATCTGCGCGATATTGCCCAGGCAGATGATCTTGGTGCCTGGACCGGCACGCGTCACCAGCGTCTTCATCTGCTTCGGCGTCAGGTTTTGCGCTTCGTCGATGATCAGGAACTTGTTGACGAAGGTGCGGCCGCGCATGAAGTTGAGCGATTTGATCTTGATGCGCGAACGTATCAGATCCTGGGTGGCGGCGCGACCCCATTCGCCGGCATCGGAATCGGACTTGTTGAGTACTTCCAGATTGTCGTCGAAGGCGCCCATCCACGGCCCCATCTTCTCTTCTTCTGTGCCAGGCAAGAAACCGATGTCTTCACCGACCGGCACCGTGACGCGGGTCACGATGATTTCGTTGTAGGTCTTGGTTTCCAGCACCTGCGCCAAGCCGGCCGCCAGCGCCAGCAGGGTTTTTCCGGTGCCGGCCTGGCCCAGCAGGGTGACGAAATCGCAGTCCGGATTCATCAGCAAGTTGAGCGCAAAATTCTGCTCGCGGTTGCGGGCGGTAATGCCCCACACGCTGTTCTTGGCGTGACCGTAGTCGCGCAAGGTTTGCAGCACCGCGGTCTTGCCGTTGATCTGCGTGACCTGGCCGTAGAACGCCGGTTCGCCGTTTTTCGGTTCGATGAAAACGAACTGGTTGACCAGCAGGGTCGGCACCAGCGGTCCGCTCAGGCGGTAGTAGGTATAGCCGGTGCCGTGCTTGTTTTCTTGCCAGGATTCGATGCCCTTGCCGTGCTTGATCCAGAAATCGTCCGGCAATTGCTGGATGCCCGAGTACAGCAGGTCGGTATCTTCCAGCACGTGGTCATTGAAGTAGTCTTCCGCCGGCAAGCCCATGGCGCGCGCCTTGATGCGCATGTTGATGTCTTTCGACACCAGTACTACCGGACGGCCCGGTGTTTCCGCTTCCAGTCCGCGCACCACGCCGAGGATCTGGTTGTCGGCTTTCCCGACCGGCAAACCTTCCGGCAGGTCGGCGTTTTGCAGCTTGGTCTGGAAGAACAGACGGCCCTTGGCATCCTTGTTGCCAAGTTTGGACAGGGGGATGCCGTGGTCGATCTGGTCGTCGCCGATATCGCCGACCAGCGCGTCCAGCGAACGCGATACCTGGCGGGCGTTGCGGGCGACTTCCGACATGCCCTTCTTGTGGTTGTCCAGTTCTTCCAGGGTCACCATCGGCAGATAAATGTCATGCTCTTCAAAACGGAACAGCGAGCTTGGATCATGCATCAGCACATTGGTGTCCAGCACGAACAGCTTGGTCACGCCGGATTTGTCGGCGGCGCGGCTGGTGCTCGATTTCGGGCGGCTATGGCCTTCGGCAGGCTTGGCCGGCTTATCGGCGACGGCACGGACATTTTCCGCCGGCGTCTTGGTCTTGCGGCTTTCCACCGGTTTGACAGCCGGTTTGGCGACCGACTTGTCGCGTGCCTGTGGTGCTATTTCTTTGTTACGGGTAATCGGTTCAACAACGGCGATACGTGGTTTGACGGCTTTGCCGGCTTCCGCTTTCGGATAATCTTGAACGGACAGTAAAGCAGCGGGTTTGGTCGGTAATTTTGGTAAGGGCATCAGAACCTCGCTTTAAAGATGAAAAAATGTTCGCTTGGGTGGCAACGCGAACTGGACCAAACAGATGAAGCTACGGCTGGAACAACAATATTGGTAAGGAACATCAAGGATCACTCACGATAAACAAGCCCATAACACGCCATGAGGGCAGGCCTGGCCGGTTAAACACAAATTAAAAAGTAAAAAAGCCGTTTGGGAAGGCCCTCGGGCCTTTTCCTCAAACGGCTTAACAAAGTAATTTTTTGTGAATTCAATGACTTAAAAACTCCAGTACTTCCTCAACATGCGCAGGCACCTTCACTCCACGCCATTCTTTCACCAATGTGCCGGCGGCGTCAATCACAAACGTGCTGCGCTCGATGCCGCGTACTTGCTTGCCGTACATGTTTTTCATTTTCATGACGTTGAACATGGCGCATAGCGTTTCATCCGGATCGGCGATCAGCTCGAAGGGGAGATCCAGCTTGGCTTTGAAACCTTCGTGCGAGCGAATGCTGTCGCGGCTGACGCCGAATATGACGGTGTTGTGACCCTGGAATTCCTGGTACAGGTCGCGGAACTGGATGGCTTCGGTAGTGCAGCCTGGCGTGTTGTCTTTAGGGTAAAAATACAACACTATTTTCTTGCCATGATAGTCCGACAACTTGAATGTCTGTGCACCTGTCATGGCTGCAGAGAAGTCGGGCACCGTCATGTTGATGATGGAAGGATGGTCTGCCACTGTCTTGTCCTGTTCACTAGATTATTTTATATACATTGTGGGACAGAGCTGCCCGGGTAGGGTTTAAGAGCCACCGTAGCGTGGTGAATTACACTACCCGCGCAGCTCTGTCCCCAACTGACTAGAAAAGACGTTCCAAGCAAAAGATGCCTTTGCAGAACAGGGAGTGATCAGCAGAGGCCTCTTCTATATCGTTGCCTGCATGATCATTTCGCCTGAACGTCCGGGTAATTCCGCCCACGTGAGCGGCGCAACGGGTAACACT
The sequence above is a segment of the Collimonas sp. PA-H2 genome. Coding sequences within it:
- a CDS encoding MarR family winged helix-turn-helix transcriptional regulator; this translates as MSKRAAVFTVENYQIEESIGYLLARSRAMLVKSSDESLAEYGITHAQGAILLMLSTGKYSTAADLARETYTDAASTKRMIDRLAARDLITREPCAHDRRLMKLHLTADGLELSKKMPKAFCGVLNKHFSDFSPEEIGFLKSMLRRLLASNAPAEKTH
- a CDS encoding sensor histidine kinase; protein product: MIISLRLRLLLWLLIPLTLFVAISATLSYRSARQTADLIQDRALLAAAQVIAGEIQWLDGVPHASVPPAALELLVSPEQDQVFYQVVTDHDSLLAGRPDFPPALRFPVTAPAFNSIDYHGQALRVVSQVRTLYNAGQLRKIAVLVGQTTRAHDQMLADLWRPALHGQIAMLLLAIALVVIGLSMELRPLMHLKDQLALRDATSLSPIKAGQLQLELRPIVEAINQTIQRLNTQVAAQKRFIADAAHQLRTPLTLIDSQIQFARRLTDEQRRGEVLQALQESSHNMTELTNKLLLLSQAEASNTTAFLRHPVNLIAVAATVLEEIVDLAQRKNIDLGLDTALEHAWVMGNEALFNAMMMNLVDNAIRYTPAHGKVTVSIAASPEQVAIRVNDNGPGIPAEVRDRVFERFFRNAAPGQEGTGLGLAIVKEIVIAAQGSVTLAASGQQGGLTVLVHLPACAESGNPNKT
- a CDS encoding response regulator, with translation MKLLLIEDNPPLALWLSKILKEDKFTIDLATDGEMADSLLQSESYDVVLLDLQLPKMNGKSVLRRLRQRHNNVPVMILTASGSIDEKVDCLGAGADDYLVKPFEVRELVARIKALIRRQTSDKTAEMHCADLHYDSNTRQFSIAGQLLALPSREHDVLEILMLKQGKTVSKTALMDGVFGLDDEPSADAIEIYIHRLRKKMEHCQAAIMTLRGLGYLLKQKDLT
- a CDS encoding ABC transporter substrate-binding protein encodes the protein MHTLIRGSLISAVLLSGAVLGASQAVAADSGKITIMVGGITKMIYLPAKLTEQLGYFKEEGLDVELQSQPAGVDAENELLAGAVQAVVGFYDHSIDLQSKGKEVTAITIFGQVPGEVEMVSTKAAATIKSMADVKGKTLGVTGLGSSTNFLTQYLAAKHGITSNQYSVLPVGADNTFIVAIKQGRIDAGMTTEPTVSQLLKTGEASVLVDMRTVEGTVKALGGLYPASSLYVQRPWLNTHKVEAAKLARAFVKTLKFINTHTAAEIADKMPKDYYGNNKPMYVQALQNSLPMFSADGTMPPGGPETVLQVLSGFNPNVKGKHIDLAKTYTNEFVSPAK
- a CDS encoding ABC transporter ATP-binding protein yields the protein MTQTAYASAAPASPAKLVTPEPSRDTPAIELRNVSCRFISPDGKATVALRDFTMSVARGEFVAVVGPTGCGKSTTLSMITGLLKPTVGEVRIMGEPVNGIDPRIGFVFQNDAVFPWRSVLHNVAAGPLFRGKPKDAAYALAEEWIRRVGLDKFSNHYPHQLSGGMRKRVALAQTFINSPEILLMDEPFSALDMQTRTLMQDELLQLWSSQAGSVVFVTHDLEEAIALADKVYVLTARPATLKSVYEIDLPRPRVMSEVRYEQRFIDISRKIWADLREEVHIS
- a CDS encoding ABC transporter permease produces the protein MNQAQTVDKLSAASLATVEQEAQRKIKQRYWLVISLRVAILILTLGGWELAARLQWIDPFFFSQPSLIVIQIYDWIKDGTSQGPLWTQVLVTLEETVLGFLIGSVAGVVCGILLGRNKLLSDVFSIYIQVANSIPRVVLGSIFVIALGLGMASKVALAVVMVFFVVFGNAFQGVREADRYMIANAQILGASPRQVTMSVVIPSALSWILASLHVSFGFALVGAVVGEFLGSKQGIGLLISTAQGAFNASGVFAAMIVLAVVALAADYLLTTLEKRLLKWRPVAF
- a CDS encoding DUF4148 domain-containing protein translates to MKFNQLMLGLTAASFSLGAVAAESTSNAKGKTRQEVKQELARAQHDGEIPARNADYPPSRETIKRNQQSHKAAVHPKNEKANGIDSHDDRSGGKP
- a CDS encoding metallophosphoesterase translates to MRIAILSDIHANIWALEAVLADIRLQGADLVVNAGDILSGPLAPAATADLLMSLGLPTIAGNHERQLLSCATKAGHPTDQFAFENTTQAQRDWIKGLPGTLAVADDVYMCHGTPASDLIYFLEEVDPHGCHMAPAAQIEAYAAGVSQQLIICGHSHKPRSCAVSGGRLVVNPGSVGLQAYDDDQPWFHVVENGSPHARYAICEKDMHGWRVGHHCVGYDHHKAAAEAARNGRDDWARWLLTGRAAS
- a CDS encoding PhoH family protein; amino-acid sequence: MPLPKLPTKPAALLSVQDYPKAEAGKAVKPRIAVVEPITRNKEIAPQARDKSVAKPAVKPVESRKTKTPAENVRAVADKPAKPAEGHSRPKSSTSRAADKSGVTKLFVLDTNVLMHDPSSLFRFEEHDIYLPMVTLEELDNHKKGMSEVARNARQVSRSLDALVGDIGDDQIDHGIPLSKLGNKDAKGRLFFQTKLQNADLPEGLPVGKADNQILGVVRGLEAETPGRPVVLVSKDINMRIKARAMGLPAEDYFNDHVLEDTDLLYSGIQQLPDDFWIKHGKGIESWQENKHGTGYTYYRLSGPLVPTLLVNQFVFIEPKNGEPAFYGQVTQINGKTAVLQTLRDYGHAKNSVWGITARNREQNFALNLLMNPDCDFVTLLGQAGTGKTLLALAAGLAQVLETKTYNEIIVTRVTVPVGEDIGFLPGTEEEKMGPWMGAFDDNLEVLNKSDSDAGEWGRAATQDLIRSRIKIKSLNFMRGRTFVNKFLIIDEAQNLTPKQMKTLVTRAGPGTKIICLGNIAQIDTPYLTEGSSGLTYVVDRFKGWSHSGHVTLARGERSRLADHASDVL
- a CDS encoding peroxiredoxin; the protein is MTVPDFSAAMTGAQTFKLSDYHGKKIVLYFYPKDNTPGCTTEAIQFRDLYQEFQGHNTVIFGVSRDSIRSHEGFKAKLDLPFELIADPDETLCAMFNVMKMKNMYGKQVRGIERSTFVIDAAGTLVKEWRGVKVPAHVEEVLEFLSH